A genomic segment from Geitlerinema sp. PCC 7407 encodes:
- a CDS encoding pentapeptide repeat-containing protein, which yields MQKVSPTDFLLQYAQGKRNFDEIDLREANLFNANLEAVSLQNSDLRSTYLPYTNLNKANLQGAKLQGAEMSDAQLYQANLAGADLRGSNLSRATLRYASLQQANLQGANLQGADLYGANLQGANLQDADLQRADLDQATLKATILANANLFRAQNIDWTGAAVDSMTVYPDGYRQGSDPPETP from the coding sequence ATGCAAAAAGTTAGTCCAACCGACTTCCTCCTGCAATACGCTCAGGGAAAGCGAAACTTCGATGAAATCGACTTGAGAGAAGCCAATTTATTCAACGCAAATCTAGAGGCCGTTAGCCTGCAAAACAGCGATTTGCGATCCACCTATTTGCCGTACACCAACCTCAACAAAGCCAACCTCCAAGGGGCCAAGCTCCAAGGGGCCGAAATGAGCGATGCTCAGCTCTACCAAGCCAATCTCGCCGGAGCGGACCTGCGTGGCAGCAACTTGAGCCGAGCAACCCTGCGCTACGCCAGCTTGCAGCAGGCCAACCTCCAGGGCGCCAACCTCCAGGGCGCAGACCTCTACGGCGCCAACCTCCAGGGCGCCAATCTCCAGGACGCAGACCTGCAGCGAGCCGACCTCGATCAAGCGACCCTGAAGGCGACCATCTTGGCCAACGCCAATCTGTTTCGAGCCCAAAACATCGACTGGACAGGGGCTGCCGTGGACTCTATGACCGTATACCCCGACGGCTATCGCCAGGGAAGCGATCCGCCAGAGACGCCCTGA
- a CDS encoding DUF2062 domain-containing protein, which yields MTPPPDAPRMDNRRGPRWPVHRSLRYYYWRFIRLRGTPEDIARGMAVGVFAGFYPLFGLQIAIAVVLASLCRGSKIAAAAFTWVSNPLTYLPIYAMNFHLGQWILGSQSQSFTLDDLQSLDGISQLGLEFTVTLFFGSTVAALIAGAIAYVGGLWLVRSLRHKHGRSPAHRARRRHSHRL from the coding sequence ATGACTCCTCCCCCTGATGCGCCTCGAATGGATAATCGGCGGGGGCCTCGCTGGCCAGTGCACCGCAGCCTGCGCTACTACTACTGGCGCTTTATTCGTCTACGTGGAACCCCAGAAGACATTGCGCGGGGAATGGCAGTGGGCGTCTTTGCGGGGTTCTATCCCCTCTTTGGGCTCCAGATTGCCATTGCGGTGGTGCTGGCGTCGCTCTGTCGCGGCAGTAAAATTGCGGCAGCGGCGTTTACGTGGGTCAGCAACCCGCTGACCTATTTGCCGATCTACGCGATGAATTTTCATCTGGGGCAGTGGATTTTGGGCTCCCAAAGCCAGAGCTTTACCCTAGATGACTTGCAGTCCCTAGACGGGATTTCCCAGCTCGGTCTGGAATTTACGGTGACGCTGTTTTTTGGATCGACGGTGGCGGCGCTGATCGCGGGGGCGATCGCCTATGTCGGGGGGCTGTGGCTGGTGCGATCGCTGCGCCACAAGCACGGTCGCTCTCCAGCCCATCGAGCGCGCAGACGCCACTCCCACCGCCTCTAA
- a CDS encoding carbon-nitrogen hydrolase family protein — protein sequence MKSYLAAAVQMTSVPDLAKNLTQAEELIDLAVRQGAEVVGLPENFSFLGDEAAKVAQADAIAQESEKFLKTMAQRYQITLLGGGFPIPVGNGKVYNSALLIGPDGQELARYEKVHLFDVDLPDGNTYKESAAVLAGIKLPSVTPSKDYGNLGLSVCYDVRFPELYRHLSQMGAEVLFVPAAFTAYTGKDHWQILLQARAIENTCYVIAPAQTGKHNTMRQSHGHALIIDPWGTILADAGDQPGVAIASIEPSRIEQVRRQMPSLQHRVFL from the coding sequence ATGAAGTCCTACCTGGCGGCAGCAGTCCAAATGACGAGCGTGCCTGATCTGGCCAAAAACCTGACACAGGCAGAAGAACTAATTGATCTGGCAGTGCGCCAGGGGGCAGAAGTCGTGGGCCTGCCCGAAAACTTCTCCTTTCTCGGAGATGAAGCCGCCAAGGTCGCCCAGGCAGACGCGATCGCCCAGGAAAGCGAAAAATTCCTCAAAACCATGGCCCAGCGCTACCAAATCACCCTGCTGGGCGGCGGTTTCCCCATCCCCGTGGGCAACGGCAAAGTCTACAACAGCGCCCTGCTCATCGGTCCAGATGGCCAAGAACTGGCCCGCTACGAAAAGGTGCACCTCTTTGACGTGGACCTCCCCGACGGCAACACCTACAAAGAATCCGCCGCCGTCCTGGCCGGTATCAAGCTGCCCAGCGTCACCCCCAGCAAAGACTATGGCAACCTAGGACTCTCGGTCTGCTACGACGTCCGTTTCCCAGAGCTCTATCGCCACCTTTCCCAGATGGGCGCCGAAGTCCTGTTTGTGCCGGCTGCCTTCACCGCCTACACCGGCAAAGACCACTGGCAGATCCTCTTGCAGGCCCGGGCCATCGAGAACACCTGCTACGTGATCGCGCCCGCCCAGACCGGCAAGCACAACACCATGCGCCAGTCCCACGGCCACGCCCTGATCATCGATCCCTGGGGCACCATCTTGGCTGACGCCGGTGACCAGCCGGGCGTGGCGATCGCCTCCATCGAGCCCAGCCGCATCGAGCAAGTGCGCCGCCAGATGCCCTCCCTCCAGCACCGCGTTTTTCTGTAG
- a CDS encoding tetratricopeptide repeat protein, which yields MDEAFYQRGIEKAAAEDFQAAVQEFSRALRVRPDYGAAYYQRGLAHFNLGEIAAAVDDYTQAIAHGYEGAEPWLRRGFAYLTLDQPEAAIADAEQALSCQPSLAAAHSLCGTAHRRLDQTSQAIACWKQAAQLYLDQKDAANARRCIAWIEAIAGPPPVPVPAPEAPSLSPLQSPQAFLEQAIEKSRQGDVRGAIADFDWLLQINSQDPQVYRHRGVARSKIGDYQGAISDLNQALKLSPQSAPTYYSRGVIRCQQKDYRGAIADFDRALELQPGYAPAYVGRGVAHQGLEDHRAALQDYAQALQLDAQDAEAYFSRAITHASYGAHQAAIEDYQRAAALWFEQEEWKRYQQALDRVDQLRQQQTSLKASPSAARPGMVYVSAADYLNELRQHLLNLVGGHWEIAERMLEQVAERYPGMPEDWYILRVIEELERDRS from the coding sequence ATGGATGAGGCGTTCTATCAGCGAGGCATCGAAAAGGCCGCAGCAGAAGATTTTCAGGCTGCGGTCCAAGAATTTAGTCGCGCCCTGCGGGTGCGGCCTGACTATGGAGCGGCCTACTATCAGCGGGGCCTGGCCCACTTCAATCTTGGGGAAATCGCTGCGGCGGTGGATGACTACACCCAGGCGATCGCCCACGGCTATGAAGGGGCTGAACCCTGGCTGCGCCGCGGCTTTGCCTATCTGACCCTAGACCAGCCTGAGGCAGCGATCGCGGACGCAGAGCAGGCCCTGAGCTGTCAGCCTTCCTTGGCGGCAGCCCACAGCCTGTGCGGCACAGCCCATCGCCGCCTCGACCAGACATCCCAGGCGATCGCCTGCTGGAAACAGGCCGCTCAGCTCTACTTGGACCAAAAAGACGCAGCCAACGCCCGCCGCTGTATCGCCTGGATCGAAGCGATCGCTGGCCCGCCGCCGGTTCCAGTCCCGGCTCCTGAAGCGCCTTCCCTCAGTCCCCTCCAGTCCCCCCAGGCTTTTCTGGAGCAAGCCATCGAAAAAAGTCGCCAGGGGGATGTGCGAGGGGCGATCGCCGACTTTGACTGGCTACTGCAAATTAACAGCCAAGACCCCCAGGTCTATCGCCATCGCGGCGTGGCCCGCAGCAAGATCGGAGACTATCAAGGCGCGATTTCAGACCTCAATCAGGCCCTCAAGCTCAGCCCCCAAAGCGCCCCCACCTACTACAGCCGCGGCGTCATCCGCTGCCAGCAAAAAGACTATCGGGGGGCGATCGCCGATTTTGATCGGGCTTTGGAGCTACAGCCCGGCTACGCTCCGGCCTACGTGGGGCGGGGGGTCGCTCACCAGGGCCTCGAAGATCACCGCGCAGCCCTCCAGGACTATGCCCAGGCCCTCCAGCTAGACGCCCAGGATGCCGAGGCCTACTTTAGCCGCGCCATCACCCACGCCAGCTACGGCGCCCATCAGGCCGCGATCGAAGATTACCAGCGGGCTGCGGCCCTGTGGTTCGAGCAAGAAGAATGGAAGCGCTACCAGCAGGCCCTCGATCGCGTGGACCAGCTCCGCCAGCAGCAAACCAGCCTCAAAGCGTCGCCTTCCGCCGCCCGCCCCGGCATGGTCTACGTTTCGGCCGCGGACTATCTCAATGAGCTGCGCCAGCACCTGCTGAACTTGGTCGGCGGGCACTGGGAAATCGCTGAACGGATGCTCGAGCAGGTCGCCGAGCGCTATCCCGGCATGCCAGAGGACTGGTATATTCTGCGCGTCATTGAAGAACTAGAGCGCGATCGCTCCTAG
- the mnmE gene encoding tRNA uridine-5-carboxymethylaminomethyl(34) synthesis GTPase MnmE, which translates to MATFSDRLGTTIAAIATAVVPQQGSVGIVRVSGPQAFAIARSIFQAPGRQPWDSHRILYGFVRHPDTQATVDEALLLLMQGPRSYTREDVAEFHCHGGMMAVQQVLQLCLEAGARLAEPGEFTLRAFLNGRLDLTQAEGIADLVGAQSPQAAQSAIAGLQGKLAQPIRHLRSLCLSLLAEIEARIDFEDDLPPLDEGYIQRQLQAVSAEARQILATADRGELLRTGLKVAIVGRPNVGKSSLLNAWSRSDRAIVTDLPGTTRDVVESYLVVGGIPVRVLDTAGIRETEDQVEQIGVARSQAAAAAADLVLFTIDAQAGWTADDEAIYQVIQQRSLILVVNKVDLRPDLGTDFPGTLTYPAAIATVVHTAAAQQQGIEDLEKAILATIHAGATQAANLDIAINQRQAEALLRAETALRHVQEAIAQQLPLDFWTIDLRGAIQALGEITGEEVTESVLDQIFSRFCIGK; encoded by the coding sequence ATGGCTACTTTTTCAGACCGTCTCGGCACGACCATTGCAGCGATCGCCACCGCCGTCGTCCCCCAGCAAGGCAGCGTGGGGATCGTTCGGGTTTCGGGTCCCCAGGCTTTTGCGATCGCCCGCAGCATCTTTCAGGCTCCGGGCCGCCAGCCCTGGGACAGCCATCGCATTCTCTACGGCTTCGTTCGCCATCCCGACACCCAGGCCACGGTGGATGAGGCCCTGCTGCTGCTGATGCAGGGGCCTCGGTCCTATACTCGCGAAGATGTGGCAGAGTTTCACTGCCACGGCGGCATGATGGCGGTGCAGCAGGTGCTCCAGCTTTGTCTGGAGGCTGGCGCGCGGCTTGCCGAGCCCGGCGAGTTTACGCTGCGGGCGTTTCTCAACGGGCGGCTGGACTTGACCCAGGCTGAGGGGATCGCAGACTTGGTGGGCGCTCAGTCGCCCCAGGCAGCCCAAAGCGCGATCGCAGGCCTCCAGGGCAAGCTGGCCCAGCCGATCCGCCATCTGCGATCGCTCTGTTTGTCGCTGCTGGCCGAAATCGAGGCCCGCATTGACTTTGAGGACGATCTGCCGCCCCTAGATGAAGGGTATATCCAGCGCCAGCTCCAGGCCGTCAGCGCCGAGGCCCGACAGATTTTGGCCACCGCCGATCGCGGCGAACTCCTGCGCACCGGCCTCAAGGTCGCCATCGTGGGCCGGCCCAATGTCGGCAAATCCAGCTTGCTCAATGCCTGGAGCCGCAGCGATCGCGCCATTGTCACCGACCTGCCGGGGACCACGCGGGACGTGGTCGAGTCCTATCTGGTGGTCGGGGGCATCCCGGTGCGGGTCCTGGACACCGCTGGCATCCGCGAGACCGAAGACCAGGTAGAGCAGATCGGCGTCGCCCGCTCCCAGGCTGCCGCGGCCGCCGCCGATTTGGTCCTGTTCACCATCGATGCCCAGGCGGGCTGGACCGCCGATGACGAGGCGATTTACCAGGTAATTCAGCAGCGATCGCTGATTTTGGTCGTCAACAAGGTGGACCTGCGGCCCGATCTGGGGACTGATTTCCCAGGGACCCTGACCTATCCAGCGGCGATCGCCACCGTGGTGCACACTGCCGCCGCCCAGCAGCAGGGCATCGAAGACCTAGAAAAAGCCATCCTGGCCACCATTCACGCGGGCGCGACCCAGGCCGCCAATCTGGACATCGCGATCAACCAGCGGCAGGCGGAGGCGCTCCTGCGGGCCGAAACGGCCCTGCGCCACGTCCAGGAGGCGATCGCCCAGCAGCTCCCCCTGGACTTTTGGACCATTGACCTGCGGGGCGCCATCCAGGCCCTCGGCGAAATCACCGGCGAAGAAGTGACCGAGTCTGTGCTCGACCAGATCTTCAGCCGGTTCTGCATCGGCAAGTAG
- a CDS encoding ribonuclease J produces MSKTDATPALKVIPLGGLHEIGKNTCVFEINDEIMLLDAGLAFPTDGMHGVNIVLPDMTYLRENRHKIKGMIVTHGHEDHIGGIPFHLKQIDIPVIYGPRLAMSLLQGKLEEAGVADRTELRPVRPREMVRVGKYFLVEFIRNTHSIADSFSVAIHTPAGIVIHTGDFKIDHTPVDGEFFDFQRMAEYGEKGVLCLISDSTNSEIPGYTPSERSVYPNLDRVFSQAQGRLIVTTFASSVHRVNMILDLAKKHGRVVSVLGRSMLNVIAQARTLGYIKCDDELLQPLHVLQKVPDENVLILTTGSQGEPLAAMTRIANCEHRQVKVRKGDTVVFSANPIPGNTIAVVNTIDKLMMQGANVIYGRDKGIHVSGHGCQEEQKLMIGLTRPKFFLPVHGEHRMLVKHASTAQSMGIPAENMVIINNGDVVEVAENGIRVAGRVPSGIELVDTSRSGIVNDRTLKERQQLANDGIVTVAAAVSPEGKLIGKPEVHLHGVVTSIERSRLLERVQEAIESTLNDRWREYARSFDDDEVVEIDWAGLQVQLERGVQRCIRRELESNPLLVFLMPSPEAGAPKPGRRRRSTAKVAS; encoded by the coding sequence ATGAGCAAAACTGACGCGACCCCCGCGCTGAAAGTCATTCCCCTCGGAGGACTGCACGAAATTGGCAAAAACACCTGCGTCTTCGAGATCAATGACGAAATTATGCTTCTCGACGCAGGGCTAGCCTTCCCGACCGACGGCATGCACGGCGTCAACATCGTGCTGCCCGACATGACCTACCTGCGGGAAAATCGGCACAAAATCAAGGGCATGATTGTCACCCACGGTCACGAAGACCACATCGGCGGCATTCCCTTTCACCTCAAGCAGATCGACATCCCCGTCATCTACGGCCCCCGCCTCGCCATGTCCCTGCTCCAGGGCAAGCTCGAAGAAGCGGGCGTGGCCGATCGCACCGAACTGCGTCCCGTTCGCCCGCGGGAGATGGTGCGCGTAGGCAAATATTTCTTGGTGGAGTTCATTCGCAACACCCACTCCATCGCCGATAGCTTCTCGGTGGCGATTCACACCCCCGCTGGCATCGTGATCCACACCGGCGACTTCAAGATCGACCACACGCCAGTAGATGGCGAGTTCTTCGACTTTCAGCGGATGGCGGAGTACGGCGAAAAAGGCGTGCTGTGCCTGATTAGCGACTCGACCAACTCTGAAATCCCCGGCTATACGCCGTCGGAGCGATCGGTGTACCCCAACCTCGATCGCGTCTTCTCCCAAGCCCAGGGCCGCCTGATCGTCACGACCTTTGCGTCGTCGGTCCACCGGGTCAACATGATCTTGGATCTGGCGAAAAAGCACGGCCGCGTGGTCTCGGTGCTGGGACGCTCGATGCTGAACGTGATCGCCCAAGCCCGCACCCTGGGCTACATCAAGTGCGATGACGAGCTGCTGCAGCCGCTCCACGTCCTGCAAAAGGTGCCCGATGAGAATGTCTTGATCTTGACGACGGGCTCTCAGGGCGAGCCGCTGGCGGCGATGACCCGGATTGCCAACTGCGAACACCGCCAGGTCAAGGTGCGCAAAGGGGATACGGTGGTCTTCTCGGCCAACCCGATTCCGGGCAACACGATCGCGGTGGTCAACACCATCGACAAGCTGATGATGCAGGGCGCGAACGTGATTTACGGGCGCGACAAGGGCATCCACGTGTCGGGTCACGGCTGCCAAGAAGAGCAAAAGCTGATGATCGGCCTGACGCGACCCAAGTTCTTCTTGCCGGTCCACGGTGAGCACCGAATGCTGGTGAAGCACGCGTCCACGGCCCAGAGCATGGGCATCCCGGCCGAGAACATGGTGATCATCAACAATGGTGATGTGGTGGAGGTCGCGGAGAACGGCATTCGAGTCGCCGGCCGCGTGCCTTCGGGTATCGAGCTGGTGGATACGTCCCGCTCGGGCATTGTCAACGACCGGACGCTGAAAGAGCGTCAGCAGTTGGCCAATGACGGCATTGTGACGGTGGCGGCCGCCGTAAGCCCTGAAGGGAAGCTGATTGGCAAGCCGGAGGTGCACCTCCACGGGGTAGTGACGTCCATCGAGCGATCGCGCCTTTTGGAGCGGGTGCAGGAGGCCATCGAGTCGACGCTGAACGATCGCTGGCGGGAGTATGCGCGCAGCTTTGACGATGATGAAGTGGTGGAAATTGACTGGGCTGGCCTGCAAGTGCAGCTCGAGCGTGGCGTGCAGCGCTGCATTCGCCGCGAGCTAGAGAGCAATCCGCTGCTGGTCTTCCTGATGCCGAGCCCTGAGGCCGGTGCTCCCAAGCCGGGACGGCGTCGCCGCTCGACGGCCAAAGTCGCCTCGTAA
- a CDS encoding SagB/ThcOx family dehydrogenase, translated as MTELHVSIAQHYHERTKYAPETIASKGRSPDWDHQPTPFKDYKIGTQIDLKAFLDEPPAGDRTAQQWHRLSKLLYCTYGLTAKVSLGGDKSLYLRTAPSAGGLYPAEVYLVSRGTALLAPGLYHYQPKTHALVHFWDDHVWGGLQGGCFWHPALDNVPLAMVVTATFFRSAWRYQDRAYRRICLDIGHLLGNVEMAGALADYRPHLIGGFADESVDALLYLNREQEGAIAVMALADLLDVQQNLPRFRTALASTTQHEYPDVVDGELLPYFHQATQISQETPPDTQWRLDPEAEARKDKYNFPFCTKVSSVSAPIDWGAGRSGLDQTLLRRRSTRSYSGADVSLEELLALLDFTYQPEHYRDQDFDGEPDYFAIHRIETFVAVSGVTDLEEGCYYYAPKAQELRQIRFKNFRRELHFLCLGQELGRDAAAVVFHTADLRQAVSEYGDRAYRYLHMDAGHLGQRLNLAAIYLGLGVSGVGGFFDDQVNEVLGIPEDEAALYVTTLGRPRA; from the coding sequence ATGACAGAACTGCACGTCTCGATCGCCCAGCACTATCACGAACGGACCAAGTACGCTCCAGAAACCATTGCGTCCAAGGGCCGATCGCCAGATTGGGATCACCAGCCAACTCCGTTTAAGGACTACAAAATCGGGACGCAGATTGATCTCAAGGCCTTTTTGGATGAGCCGCCAGCGGGCGATCGCACTGCCCAGCAGTGGCACCGGCTGTCCAAGCTGCTCTACTGCACCTACGGCCTGACCGCCAAAGTCTCCCTGGGCGGCGACAAGAGCCTGTATCTGCGGACAGCGCCCTCTGCGGGAGGGCTCTACCCGGCAGAGGTGTATCTGGTGTCTCGCGGGACGGCGCTCCTTGCGCCGGGGCTGTACCACTACCAGCCCAAGACCCATGCTCTGGTGCATTTCTGGGATGACCACGTTTGGGGCGGTTTGCAGGGGGGATGTTTTTGGCATCCGGCCCTCGATAACGTGCCCCTGGCGATGGTGGTGACGGCGACTTTCTTCCGCTCAGCCTGGCGCTATCAGGACCGGGCCTACCGCCGCATTTGCCTGGATATTGGCCACCTGCTGGGCAATGTGGAGATGGCGGGAGCGCTGGCGGACTATCGGCCCCACCTGATTGGCGGCTTTGCGGATGAGTCGGTGGATGCGCTGCTCTACCTCAATCGGGAGCAAGAAGGGGCGATCGCCGTGATGGCCCTCGCCGACCTGCTGGACGTGCAGCAAAACCTGCCGCGCTTCCGGACCGCTCTGGCTTCGACCACCCAGCATGAGTATCCCGATGTGGTCGACGGAGAGCTGCTGCCCTATTTTCATCAGGCGACCCAGATTTCTCAGGAGACGCCCCCTGACACTCAGTGGCGGCTCGACCCCGAGGCCGAAGCGCGCAAGGACAAGTACAACTTTCCCTTTTGCACCAAGGTGTCCTCGGTGTCCGCGCCCATTGACTGGGGCGCCGGGCGATCGGGCCTAGACCAAACGCTGCTGCGCCGCCGATCGACCCGCAGCTACAGCGGCGCTGATGTCAGCCTCGAGGAGTTGCTGGCGCTGCTGGACTTTACCTATCAGCCGGAGCACTACCGCGATCAGGACTTTGATGGGGAGCCGGACTATTTCGCGATCCACCGCATCGAGACCTTTGTGGCGGTGTCTGGGGTGACGGATCTGGAGGAAGGCTGCTACTACTACGCGCCCAAGGCCCAGGAACTGCGTCAGATCCGGTTCAAGAATTTCCGGCGAGAGCTGCATTTCCTGTGTCTGGGTCAGGAGCTGGGGCGAGACGCGGCGGCGGTGGTCTTTCACACGGCGGACTTGCGTCAGGCAGTCTCTGAATACGGCGATCGCGCCTATCGCTATCTGCACATGGACGCCGGTCACTTGGGCCAGCGCCTCAACCTAGCAGCGATTTATCTGGGGCTGGGGGTGAGCGGCGTTGGCGGCTTCTTTGACGATCAGGTGAATGAAGTGCTGGGCATTCCGGAGGACGAGGCGGCCCTGTACGTGACGACCCTGGGCCGCCCCCGCGCCTAG